The genomic region ATTACAAAGGTAAATATAGGAGTTAGAAATAATCCTGCTATCTTAATCAGTGGTCATGACTTAAAAGATATGGAAGAACTTCTAAAACAAACAGAAGGTACAGGGGTTGACGTATATACCCATAGTGAAATGCTTCCGGCTAACTACTACCCAGCATTCAAAAAGTATTTACATTTTGTAGGAAACTATGGAAATGCTTGGTGGAAACAAGATAGAGAATTCGAACAATTTAATGGACCAATCCTTATGACTACAAACTGCCTTGTACCACCAAAAGACTCTTATAGGGACAGGGTATATACAACAGGTTCTGTAGGATTTGAAGGACTTAAACATATCGAAGATGCTAAAGATGGAAAAAAGGATTTCACAGAAATCATTGAACATGCTAAGAAATGTGCATCCCCAATAGAAATTGAAAGAGGAGAGATTGTAGGAGGATTTGCTCATAACACAGTTTTATCCCTCGCAGATAAAGTAGTAGATGCAGTTAAGTCAGGAGCTATCAAACGTTTCTTTGTAATGGCAGGTTGTGACGGAAGGATGAAGAGTAGAGACTACTATACAGAATTTGCAAAAGCTATTCCTGAAGATACTGTTATCCTGACAGCGGGATGTGCAAAATATAAATACAACAAATTAGAATTAGGAGATATCGGAGGAATTCCAAGGATACTTGACGCAGGGCAATGTAATGACTCATATTCTCTTGCAGTTATTGCTCTTAAATTAAAAGAAGTATTTGAACTAAATGATATCAATGAATTACCTATTTCCTATAATATTGCATGGTATGAACAAAAAGCAGTTATTGTACTTCTTGCCCCATTATATCTAGGGGTTAAGAATATCCACTTAGGACCAACCCTACCGGCATTCCTTTCACCAAATGTTGTTAAAGTACTAGTAGAGAACTTTGGAATTGGCGGAATCACCAATGTAGAAGATGATTTAGCAATGTTTATGGCATAAGAATATAGATAAATATTAAAAACGCCCCTTTAGGAAGGGGCGTTTTTAATTGAAACAAAGTTAAATACTTGTATCTGTCTTTAAATCGGTTATATTTGGATTACTATTAATAGAGGATTCGGAGGGGTTGCCAGCTATGCAGCACCCAGAGATACTTGCACCATAATCAATCACTAAAGAACTACATGTAACATTACCCCTAACTTTAGAATCAGCAGTTAAATGTACTAGGTCCTTTGAGATAATATCCCCAATGACGATTCCGGCAACTTCAATATTCTCTACCTGTACTGAGCCTTCGACAATTCCCTTTTCTCCTATAACTAAATCGCTATCCAAAAATATATCTCCTTTATATTTCCCGTCAATTCTAACAGAACCTTCACCCTTTAAAACATCTGATACTAGTACTGTATTTTCTCCAATAATAGTGGAGTAGTTATCGAATTTATGCTGTTTTTTAAAAAGCATTTTTTATACACCTCCTAGTCTATAACAAAATCCCTAGGATTTTGAGGTTCGTTATGTAATAAAACTTCATAATGGACATGGGGACCTGTACTATTTCCTGTATTTCCTGACTTGGCTATAATGTCTCCACGATTGACCCATTCTCCTTCAGTTACTAGTAAAGAAGAATTATGGGCATAACGGGTTTCAATGCCGAAGCCATGATCTATAGTAACTAAATAGCCATAACCCTTATTATAGCCCGAAAAGGTAACGATTCCTTTTCCCGTAGCTATAACATCAGTGCCTATATCAGCAGCAAAATCTATACCGGAGTGAAATTCATCTGCCCGTCTATTAAAGGGATTTTTTCTCCAACCCATTTCGGAAGTTACTCTTCCCTGAACTGGGAAAATAGAGGGATAAGCTTCTAGATAGGGTATAAGGGCATCGATTTTTTTATTTAAATCCTTCAATGATTTGAATTCATTTTTAATTTGGGTATTACTAGAATCCACAATACTATTTAATTCATGGGCCATTTCATTAAAGTTGAGGTTATCCCCCCACCTTTGGGCATTTCTAAGTCAATACTAGATACATTAAAGGAAATAGGAGAATTTTTTGGGCTTGGATTGGGGAAAGTAGAATTATTAATCTTTTCATAAATTAGACTCTTAAAATTTTCAATAGAATTAAGTTCGTTTTTAATTTCCCTCGTTTTACTTTGAAGTTGGGAAATCTCAGAAAGATATTCTCCATTATTTTCTAACAAGGTGGATATTTCTTCTTGTTGAGCTTGAATTTGGTTGGCATACATGCCAATTTTCTTTTGTTGGGATAAGGAAAGTAATATTGATCCTCCCAAGGATATTAGTAAGCATATAAAGAAGAAGCCCACTGCATAGGAGGTCCATTGTGAAAAAGAAAGCTTGATTATTTTTTTGTGAATTACTAGGTACAAACATGAGGGTAATACGTTGTGAAATTTTAGTTTTCCGTTTTTTAGATACTTTTATCATTTTGACTCACCCTAAATAATTTATATTTCACTAAGGTTGGACTTTACCAAAAATATAAACTATTATAACATAAAAGTAAAGAAAAAGTAATAATTTTATAATAATATGTTAATAAAAATGGGTATTTCCGGGTCTTTTAAGTTTATACGAATAGGAGTAGGCTTATAGCCATAACAATCATTCCCGCTACAACTCCATATATGGATAAATGATGTTCACCGTATTTTTCAGCAGCAGGTAGCAGTTCATCTAGGGATATATAAACCATAATTCCGGCCACGGCAGCAAATAAGACCCCAAAGGTAACATCATTAAATATAAAAGATAAAAGAACATATCCAACCAAGGCTCCTACGGGTTCTGAAAGCCCAGATAAAAACGAATAAATAAAGGCTTTTTTTCTACTGCCTGTGGCATAGTAAATAGGCACGGAAACAGCTATTCCCTCTGGTATATTATGAATTGCAATAGCCACAGCTATAGGGATACCAAGGGATGGATCTTTAAGAGCTGCCGTGAAGGTTGCAAGACCTTCAGGGAAATTGTGGATTGCAATAGCCAAAGCAGTGAATACCCCCATACGGAGTAAGTTTTGATTATTAGAAGAATGAGATTTATCCATATCTTCTACTTCATACATTTCATGGGGATTTTCAGATGAAGGTATGAATGCATCTATTAATGCAATTAAAAACATTCCAACAAAAAAACCTATCACTGTAAGCCAGGAACCTTTAACGGTGCCGAGGGCCAAAGTAAGAGAATCCTTTGCTTTTACGAATATTTCTATCATTGATACATAAATCATTACTCCTGCTGAGAATCCTAAGCTTATGGAAAGGAATTTTGTATTGGTTCTCTTTGCAAAAAAGGCTATTATGCTCCCAATTCCGGTAGATAATCCAGCAAACAGTGTTAATCCAAAAGCAATAAGTAAATTTTCAAGTTCCATGGGATTCCTCCTGTACTTTAATTATAATATTATTCTAACGAAACAGCTTATTATATGCAAGTATATACTAAATAAAAGAAATTATTAAGTTGTTATAAGGATAATATGTGACTTTAATCACAGTTATTAAAATAATAGCTGATATAATAAAAATCATATATTTAAAACCAAAATTCCATGAACTGGAATAATATAATATCCTTCACTTCATTCAGGATGCTAGGTAGAGCTTTAGTTCTATATGAAGGAATAAAACATTTAAGAGGTGATTATATGTTTTCATGTATTTTTAAAGAGGGAAATATTTATAAAAACCTATCCGGTGGACGCTGGATGGAATCTGAAGATGGGCAAAGGATAAAAATATTTTCCCCTGTAGATGATTCTTTGATAGGCGAGATACAAGCCCAAAGCAGAAATGATGTAGACTTTGCAATAAAGAGCGCTAGGAAAGCCCAAAAGGAATGGGGAAAGGTGCCGATAAGTGAGCGGGCTGAAATTATCCATAAGGCTGCAAGAATCATGGAAAAATATGAAGAAGAGATTGCCAATATTTTAGCAAAGGAAATTGCAAAAGCAAAAAGTTCCGCTATATCCGAAGTGAAACGTACAGTTGATTTTATGCATTTTACCGCAGAAACAGGCAAGAGAATGACAGGAGAAACAATCTATGGGGATGCTTTTCCGGGATTTGATAAAACAAAAATATCCCTCGTGGAGAGGGTACCACTGGGAGTTATTTTATGTATTTCCCCCTTTAATTATCCTGTTAATCTATCTATATCAAAAATTGCTCCAGCTTTGGTTGGAGGGAATAGTGTTGTGTTTAAGCCCCCAACCCAGGGCTCTATTAGTGCTATGTATTTGGGTCAAATTTTCTGTGAGGCAGGTTTACCGGCAGGAGTGCTAAATATTGTAACAGGAAGAGGCTCCGAAATAGGTGACTACCTTATTACTCATTCGGATATTGATATGATTAACTTTACCGGTAGTACTGAGGTAGGTCATCATATTGCCAAGGAAGCATCGATGATGCCACTTTTACTTGAATTAGGGGGAAAGGATGCGGCTATCGTCTTAGAAGACTGTGACCTAGGCGAAACAGCCCAAAACATAGTAAAAGGAGCATTTAATTATTCAGGGCAGAGATGTACTGCTGTTAAAAGAGTATTAGTAATGGATAGTATAGCAGATGAATTATCAGCAAAAATAGTAAAAGAAGTAGAAAAGCTAACCGTAGGAAAACCGGAAGATGATGCGCAAATTACTCCTTTGATTAACGATAGGGCAGCCGATTTTGTACAAGAACTTATGGATGATGCAATTAATAAGGGGGCAAAGCTTCTAATAGGCAATAAAAGAGAAAAAAGATACATCTGGCCTACTGTGTTTGATAATGTCACTGAGGATATGAGGCTAGCTTGGGAGGAACCCTTTGGACCTGTGCTTCCTATAATAAGGGTGAAAACTATAGATGATGCCATAAGAATTTCTAATGAATCAGAATATGGGCTTCAAGGCTGTGTATTTACCAAAAACATTGATAAGGCATTTGCAGTTGCCAGGAAACTAGAAGTTGGAACAGTACAAATAAATAATAAAAGCGAAAGAGGACCGGATCATTTTCCATTCCTTGGGATAAAGGCATCGGGACTTGGTACACAGGGGATTAGATATAGTATTGAAGCAATGACAAGATCAAAGGCTATAGTTATTAATCTTGATAAGGACTTTGTATAAAAAGCTGCACCTATTTAAGGTGCAGCTTTTTTTAGTGATTTATGCCTAGAAGGCGGATACCCATAGTATTTTTTAAATAATTTACTAAAATAGTAAGCATCACTATACCCAACTTTTTTCGCTATTTCCTTTATGGATAAATCACTGGTTTCCATGATTTCCAAAGCTTTCTTAAGCCTTGTTTTAATCAAATAATTAATAGGTGATTCCCCAGTTTCCTCCTTAAATATCTTTGAGATGTATACGGAGCTTAGATACATATTGTTTGCAATTTTTCCGAGGGATATTTCACCCATGTAATTTTCATTTATAAAAGAAATAATACGGTTTACGATATAAGTTTTATTGGAGGATTCAAAATCACAGCCTTGAAATTCTATTGGCTGTTCTTTCCAAAGGGTTTCGCGGAGCAGTAAAATAATACATTTCATAACCAGAGCCTTTAACATAAGGTTATTTCCTGGATCGCCTTTTTGCTGCTCAAGTAAAATGGAATTACAGGTTTCAAAAAACTCCTTGTGATATTTTAAAAGATGAATGATAGGGACATCACTTTCATTTATTAAATGATTTTTGGGAAGATTTTTGATATATATATTTGTAAATCCTATTAAAAACTCCAAAGTTTCTTGTTCCTCCGATAAAATGTTTTTATGATGAATATTTGGATTAAGAACAATGATATCGCCTTTTTTTACAGTATATAAATTATCATTTATTTTATACACACAGGAACCAGATAAAATATAGTGAAGTTCTATATGGTCATGACAGTGATAGTCTATTTCCCTATCCATCATTTTTTTAACCACATAAAAAACTTTTGGATTAAAACATTGGGGAGTAATTCCTAAATCACACATTACAACACCTCAATTTATTGGAATTAGATTTTATTCTTGTCTTTATAATAATATACATTATTAGTTTAAGAAAGTACATTTCACTTTAAGTTAAATTAATTAATAATAGAATGAGTTGATTATAAATTAGATATCCTAAAGGTTTAAACCATGTATTGTATAGGCCTTATAATATTACAATTAAGCAAAAGGAGGTATTATAAAAATGTTCAAGTGGTATTGGGATTTTTTAAAAAAGTATAAATTTAAAATGGCATTAGGACTTATGCTAACCCTTTTAGTATCCTTGATGCAATTGATTAATCCTTATATTGAAGGAACTATAATCGATCGCGTGTTGATTAAAGGGGAAGTAGGGGTACTTATACCACTATTATCTATTATTATTGGAGTTACAGTATTTAGATGTATCGTGAAATTTGGATATCAGATGATGTATGAGCATATATCTCAAGATTTGATTTTTAAAATGAGGGAGGAAATATATTGTCATCTACAAAATCAAGATTTTAATTTTTTCGATACCACAAGAACAGGGGATATAATGGCTAGATTAACGGGAGATATTGATGCTGTAAGGCATTTTACTGCCTGGGTAATATACAATGTTTTTGATAACTTTCTCACATTTACTTTTGCGGTTGTCATGATATTTTTTGTTAATGCAAAAATGGCGCGTATTCTTCTTGCTATCACCCCTATTATTGCAGTAGTTGCATATAAAATGACAAATACGGTGAGACCTAGTTTTTTTGCTATTAGGGAACAGTTTTCAAAATTAAATTCTGTTGTTCAGGAAAACATTAGTGGGAATAGGGTAGTAAAGGCCTTTGCAAAGGAAGAATATGAAATAGAGAAGTTTTCAAGACAAAATGAACTGTTCAAAGAAAAAAACCTAGATTCCTCACGGATCTGGGAAAAATATCTTCCAGTACTAGAGTTTTTTGCTAGCATGTTAAGTATTGTATTGATTATAGTTGGTGGAATAATGGTTATCAGAAAGAATTTGACACTTGGGGAACTGGTAATTATAAATGGATACATATGGGCATTGAATAATCCCCTTCGTATGGCAGGATGGCTAATTAACGATATCCAAAGGTTTTTTGCATCTATAGATAGACTTATTAACCTTGTAAATGAGGAACCTAAGATAAAAAACCCAAAGCATCCTATTCAAAAGGAAAAAGTCAGGGGATTTGTGGAATTTGAAAATGTAAGCTTTTGTTACAGGGATATACCTGTTTTAAAAAATATATCTTTTGAAGTTCACCCTGGGCAAACCGTAGCTATCGTTGGTCCCACAGGTTCAGGAAAATCTACTTTAATAAATCTTATTTGTAGATTTTATGATTGTAATAGCGGGAAAATTCGGATTGATAATGTAGATATCAAAGATATGGATAAGAAAGAACTAAGGGACAATATTGCTGCATCTATGCAGGATATTTTCCTTTTCTCGGATACCATAGAGGGTAATATATCCTATGGAAACCCCAATGCATCTATGAAGCAAGTACAATGGGCAGCGCAGGTAGCTGATGCCCATGAATTTATAGAAAGCTTTCCTGAAGGCTATGATACTATTATTGGGGAGAGGGGAGTAGGCCTTTCGGGGGGACAAAAACAAAGGATAGCTCTTGCAAGGGCTCTTCTTAAAAACCCCTCAATATTGATATTAGATGATACAACATCTAGCGTGGATATAGAAACGGAATATAAGATACATAAAACTCTAAAGCCTTTTTGCGAAAATAAAACTACATTTATTATTGCCCATAGAATCTCATCTGTTAAAAATGCCGATTTAATTTTAGTGCTGAACCATGGGAAAATAGTTGAAAGGGGAACCCATGGTGAATTACTACAAAAAAGGGGTTATTACTACGATGTATTTAAAAATCAAATGGGTGATTTTGATGTGTCAGCAGTGGGGGAGGTTTGTTAAATGGCAAGAAATAAATTTGATGTAGATGAAAAGCTAGAAGTTGAATTTAATATAAAACATTTCAAAAGATTATTTGGGTATTTAAAACCTTATAGGCTTCAAGTTTATTTAGTTATGTTTCTAATGATAGCTGCTAGTGTTGCTAGTATGTTAGGACCTTACCTTACTAAAGTAGCAATTGATGAAAAGATACCAAACGGTGATATAAGAGGGCTTTTAGTATTAGCAGGTATTTTCCTAGGAACCCTTATAATTAATTCTTTGTGTCTAAAATATAAAATAAGGACAATGTCCGATGTGGGTCAAAAGGTAATTTATAAAATCAGAGAAGATTTATTTGTGCATCTGCAAAAACTTCCCTTTAGCTATTATGATAGCCGGCCCCATGGAAAAATATTAGTAAGGGTAGTAAACTACGTCAATTCCTTAGATAACCTTTTATCCAACGGGCTTATTAATGTCGTTACGGATTTGTTTAGTTTAATTGTTATTGTGGGATTTATGCTAGCTATCAATATTAAACTTACATTTATTTGCCTTATAGGCCTTCCAATCCTAATCTTTGCAATATTCCTCATTAAGAACTTGCAAAGGAAGGCGTGGCAGGTCCTAAGCAGTAAGCGCTCTAATATGAATGCTTATATCCATGAAAGTATTGCCGGTATGAAAGTAACCCAGTCCTTTGTTCGTGAGGATGAAAACTTAAAAATATTCAGGGAAGTAAATGATGCTTATAGAAGTGCATGGTTTAAGGCTGTTAGAAACAACTTCCTATTATGGCCTACGGTGCAGGTCATTTCAGTATTAGTGGTTTCAGCGGTATATATAGTAGGCATAACCTGGATTGGAAACGGAATTACGGTGGGGGTATTGGTTGCATTTATGGGATATATAGGCAGATTTTGGGCCCCTATTTCTAACTTAGGTAATTTTTATAATACCATCATAGAGACAATGGCATACTTAGAGAGAATTTTTGAAACAATGGATGAGGAAGTTCTAGTTCGGGATACCAAAGAAGCTGCCACTATGCCTAACATAAAAGGAAATGTGGAATTTAGGAATGTATGTTTCGAATATGAAAAGGATAATCCGATTTTAAAGGATGTAAACCTTATTGCCAAGGAAGGAGAAACCATTGCCATAGTGGGTCCTACGGGAGCAGGTAAAACTACAATAATTAATCTTATTAGTCGTTTTTATAATTTGACCAGTGGGAAAGTACTAATCGATGGGATTGACATTTCAACAGTGACACTTAACTCCCTTCGGAGTCAAATGGGAATAATGCTTCAAGATACATTTATTTTTTCTGGAACAATCATTGACAATATAAGATACAGTAAGCTAGATGCCACGGATGAAGAAGTTATGGCAGCGGCAAAGGCAGTAAAAGCCCATGATTTTATAATAGAAATGGAAAAAGGCTACAACACAGAAGTAAATGAGAGGGGAACAAGACTTTCAGTTGGGCAAAGGCAGCTTATTTCTTTTGCTAGAGCACTTTTAGCAGACCCTAGGATTTTGATACTTGACGAAGCAACTTCTAGCATAGATACAGAAACAGAAAAAGCACTACAAGAAGGGCTTAACCGACTTCTAAGGGGTAGGACCTCTTTTGTAATAGCCCATAGGTTATCCACAATAAAAAATGCATCAAAAATTATTTATATAGATAGCGGAAGGATTATAGAAGAGGGCAGCCATGATGAGTTAATTAAAGAAAGAGGAGCATATTGGAAGCTTTATACATCTCAAAATAGCTTCTTGCAAGCAATGTAGCATAAAAAAGGACACTTATTTAGTGTCCTTTTTTATGCATTTAGTTTTTTTAGTAATTCATCAGCTTCTATTCCATGGACAGCTGCAGCCTGTTCCAAGGTTTCAGCTTGTGAAGAAGGGCAGCCAATACATCCCATTCCATTTGCCATTAGTATAGTGGCTGCATCGGGATTAAGGTTTAAGATTTCTGAAATAAGCATATCTTTTGTGATGTTCATATTATTTTCCTCCTAATATAATTTTGTGTGATAGTGAATCCTGAGTTTTAATAAACTCATATTTATATTCTGGATTTGCATTTTCCACAAATGCAGCAATCCAGTGTTTTCTAAGTTCATAAAATATTTTATCATCTGCTCCGACAGATTGCCAGTAGCCTATATGAAGGCAAGATACAGTATTCCATTCTAGATAACCCTCTTCGGAAGTTATAATTTTATTTACATGATCACAGGGCATCCCGTCTAAAATATAATTATTCATTGCCTTAAGTAACTCCTGGGGCGAAGATGGATTTTCATTATCATGGATTTTTTTACCAATATCTTTACCTTGGGAGCTATATACATCTAAGGCTATCCCTATTGCTTCATCTCCATAAGTAATAAATATTTCATTTAAAAAAGCCGCCTGTCGGATTTCGGCAATGCTGATTTTTTTCTGAAGCCATCCGTGAATATTGTCTAAGTCAATTATTTTTTCTAAGGGTTCATCTGTAATAATTGGGTAATCATATTTATCGCAATGTTTTATAAACATCTTTTCTATAATATTACCATACTTTTTTGTATATGTATCTAACAAGTAACTTTCTAATTCTTCAAATAAAATAATTTTGTTATACAGCCAATAGTGTATAGGACCTAAAAAAGCGCTCACTTTAATCCCCCTTGCGTTTAATTGTGGTTTCATTATAAAATATAAAGAGAAATTCGGATATGATATATATCACATTAATATAAGATGAAAAGTGTAATATCAAAAGCATTTGACTGTATGATAATAGTAGGGAGGATAAAATGGAAAAACATGTATCAGCACTAAAAAAGATTCCTATATTTTCACGATTATCAGATAACCGACTTATGGAAATCGCTAATCTCGAAGTTAAAAAAAATATATAAAAGGCGATATTATTTTTTCAGAAGGTGAAAAAGGAGAAGCATTTTACTATATAGAATCTGGTAAAATTAAGATGTATAAGACCTCCTTTGACGGACGAGAAGTTATCTTAAATATTTTCAAAGAAGGGGCCATTTTGGCAGAAGTAACTATGTTTAACAATATGGAATATCCTGCTACAGCAGAGGTGATTGAGGATGCAGTCGTTGGCATGATATATAATAGGGATATTGAAAAAATGGTATTAGAAAATCGAGAACTGTCCTTGCAGATAATTAAGGAGCTAAGCAGCAGACTATTCTATTCCCAGATGAATGTAAAGGAAATGGCATTAAATGATGTATACATTCGAACAATTAAGGTATTAATTAACCTAGCAGAACAACATGGGGAAAAAACCAGTAGGGGGATAGAGTTTGATATCGGAATAACAAGACAAGATATTGCTAGTATTATAGGTACGACAAGGGAAACTGCAAGCCGTGCTATGAGTCAGCTAAAAAAGAAAAGATATATCGATGTTGATGGAAAGAACATTATTATAAGAGATATTGAAAATTTAAAAGAGGAAATACAAGACTAAAGTATAATCTATGGTTTTTATGAGAAGTTTACTTAAGGCACGGACTTAATTTTATATCAAGGGAAGATAGTACGATTTACATTGGGAACAAAATAGTATATAATAATTATTATGGTTTCAGAAGATTTCTATTAAGCCATATGGAGTTGATAAAATGAAACTTCGGGGTAATCCAAAAAACAAAACCAACTCAAAAAAGAATAGAACGGGATTTTCTGAAAAAGAATTGTATTCCAACAATAAAATTTATTTTGGAATAGTTACCACAGGGGCAGTCTTGCTTCTGTCAACCTTAATATACATAATAAGTAAAATCCTTACATGGGAAAAAAACATACCAAGCCAAAATAAAGAATTGCTCAAAGGTATGAATAGTCTAAAAAACATATCTGCAAGATTAGTCATATTTGCAATTATACTTTTTATTATTATAACGCTTCTAATAATATCCCAAGAAAAAGATAAAAAGAAAATATTTCAACTTGCATATTATGACAATTTAACCAAGCTTCCTAATAGAAGATTTTTTGAAGACATATTACAAAAGTTTATTGAGGAATCTGAGAAGTTTAAGCAAAAAGTAGGGTTGGTGTATATAGATTTAGATAATTTCAAAGTAGTAAATGATACCTTAAGCCATACCGTAGGGGATGGTATTTTAAGACAAGTGGGAGATTTAATTAAAGGAACCCTAAGGCAAAGCGACATGGTATGTCGCTTTGAGGGAGATGAATTTGTGGTACTGCTTCCAGGAATCAGTGGAAGAAATGATGCCATGAATATAGTAAAAAGAATGATTAATATTCTTCAGGCACCTTTTATATCCAATGAAAAGAAGTTCTATATCACTGCTAGCATGGGTATAGCTATATATCCTGATGATGCAGAAGATATAGATACTATTCTTCAATATTCCAATATGGCCATGAATAGGGCAAAAGAAAATGGAAAAAATACATACTCACTATTTGAGTCCCATATGAATATAAAGCTGTTAGAAAAATATGAGTTAGAAGAAGACTTAAGACAGGCAATCAAAAAACAAGAATTGATTCTTTATTATCAGCCTCAAATAGATATAAAAACTGGTAAGATGGTAGGAGTGGAAGCATTAATACGATGGAATCATCCTACTAAAGGGTTGATTCCACCCATGAAGTTTATACCTTTAGCTGAGGAAACGGGACTCATTATCCCAATAGGGGAATGGGTGCTTCGTACAGCTTGTAGCCAAAGTTCAAAATGGACTAAAAAGGGTTTTGAAAATCTTCGAATTTCCGTGAATTTATCTGCTAAACAGTTTCAACAACCAGACTTGGTCGAAATGATAGTAGGTATATTAAAAGAAACCAATATGAGACCTGAACTTTTAGATTTAGAAATAACAGAAAGTGTGGCAATGATGGATCTTGATTTAACAAAACGAGTCCTTCAGCATTTAAGGAGCAAGAAAATAAATATTTCCTTGGATGACTTTGGTACAGGGTATTCCTCCTTAAATTATCTGAAACAACTTCCTATAAATACAGTGAAAATAGATAAAACCTTTGTTGATAATATCACCGATGATGTGAGCCAACAAACAATCGCTAAGGCTGTAATCGATTTATCACATAATATGGATCTTTATGTTACGGCAGAGGGAGTAGAAACATGGGAGCAATTCACCTTTTTAAAGTTCCAAAAATGTGATAAGGTCCAAGGATATTTATTTAGTACACCTCTTCCTTTAGATGAAATTGAAAAAATCATCTCCCAGGATAAAGGATTTATAGAAAAAAGCAATTAATTATTAAAAAAGTTATTGACTTTATTATTGAATCTTGCTACAATACATACAAATTAATTTTCTGACAAATGCAATGAAGGAGCCTGGTATTTTGCAAAACATAGGTTACAGAGAATCGGTGGTTGGTGCGAACCGATCCTATAGCAGGATATAAATCTCTCCAGAGCAGTTTCTTCGAACCTTGATTGGTGTAGAAGACAAACGGAAAGCCCCGTTATAGGCAAAGGTTTGTTAGAACCTAGTAAGTGAACTTTATTATTTAATAAGGTTAATAAGGGTGGTAACGCGTGGAGTATATCCTCGTCCCTGCTAAGCAGGGATGGGGTTTTTTTATACTTTTTT from Candidatus Epulonipiscium sp. harbors:
- a CDS encoding polymer-forming cytoskeletal protein; translated protein: MLFKKQHKFDNYSTIIGENTVLVSDVLKGEGSVRIDGKYKGDIFLDSDLVIGEKGIVEGSVQVENIEVAGIVIGDIISKDLVHLTADSKVRGNVTCSSLVIDYGASISGCCIAGNPSESSINSNPNITDLKTDTSI
- a CDS encoding NADP-dependent glyceraldehyde-3-phosphate dehydrogenase yields the protein MFSCIFKEGNIYKNLSGGRWMESEDGQRIKIFSPVDDSLIGEIQAQSRNDVDFAIKSARKAQKEWGKVPISERAEIIHKAARIMEKYEEEIANILAKEIAKAKSSAISEVKRTVDFMHFTAETGKRMTGETIYGDAFPGFDKTKISLVERVPLGVILCISPFNYPVNLSISKIAPALVGGNSVVFKPPTQGSISAMYLGQIFCEAGLPAGVLNIVTGRGSEIGDYLITHSDIDMINFTGSTEVGHHIAKEASMMPLLLELGGKDAAIVLEDCDLGETAQNIVKGAFNYSGQRCTAVKRVLVMDSIADELSAKIVKEVEKLTVGKPEDDAQITPLINDRAADFVQELMDDAINKGAKLLIGNKREKRYIWPTVFDNVTEDMRLAWEEPFGPVLPIIRVKTIDDAIRISNESEYGLQGCVFTKNIDKAFAVARKLEVGTVQINNKSERGPDHFPFLGIKASGLGTQGIRYSIEAMTRSKAIVINLDKDFV
- the hcp gene encoding hydroxylamine reductase gives rise to the protein MLMFCYQCQEASKGIGCTVRGVCGKTGDVANLQDLLIYALKGISMYTTEGRKVGVECKEADKFIMENLFATITNANFDRNDFIKRITRALEIRDEVKNKVVNAGGNVTLDHDAANFTLSEAEYDKKAEVVGILATENEDIRSLRELITYGLKGMAAYGKHALNLNYENNEIHAFLQRALAATLDDTLSADDLVALTLETGKVGVDVMALLDEANTSTYGHPEITKVNIGVRNNPAILISGHDLKDMEELLKQTEGTGVDVYTHSEMLPANYYPAFKKYLHFVGNYGNAWWKQDREFEQFNGPILMTTNCLVPPKDSYRDRVYTTGSVGFEGLKHIEDAKDGKKDFTEIIEHAKKCASPIEIERGEIVGGFAHNTVLSLADKVVDAVKSGAIKRFFVMAGCDGRMKSRDYYTEFAKAIPEDTVILTAGCAKYKYNKLELGDIGGIPRILDAGQCNDSYSLAVIALKLKEVFELNDINELPISYNIAWYEQKAVIVLLAPLYLGVKNIHLGPTLPAFLSPNVVKVLVENFGIGGITNVEDDLAMFMA
- a CDS encoding M23 family metallopeptidase — its product is MDSSNTQIKNEFKSLKDLNKKIDALIPYLEAYPSIFPVQGRVTSEMGWRKNPFNRRADEFHSGIDFAADIGTDVIATGKGIVTFSGYNKGYGYLVTIDHGFGIETRYAHNSSLLVTEGEWVNRGDIIAKSGNTGNSTGPHVHYEVLLHNEPQNPRDFVID
- a CDS encoding AraC family transcriptional regulator, yielding MCDLGITPQCFNPKVFYVVKKMMDREIDYHCHDHIELHYILSGSCVYKINDNLYTVKKGDIIVLNPNIHHKNILSEEQETLEFLIGFTNIYIKNLPKNHLINESDVPIIHLLKYHKEFFETCNSILLEQQKGDPGNNLMLKALVMKCIILLLRETLWKEQPIEFQGCDFESSNKTYIVNRIISFINENYMGEISLGKIANNMYLSSVYISKIFKEETGESPINYLIKTRLKKALEIMETSDLSIKEIAKKVGYSDAYYFSKLFKKYYGYPPSRHKSLKKAAP
- the zupT gene encoding zinc transporter ZupT: MELENLLIAFGLTLFAGLSTGIGSIIAFFAKRTNTKFLSISLGFSAGVMIYVSMIEIFVKAKDSLTLALGTVKGSWLTVIGFFVGMFLIALIDAFIPSSENPHEMYEVEDMDKSHSSNNQNLLRMGVFTALAIAIHNFPEGLATFTAALKDPSLGIPIAVAIAIHNIPEGIAVSVPIYYATGSRKKAFIYSFLSGLSEPVGALVGYVLLSFIFNDVTFGVLFAAVAGIMVYISLDELLPAAEKYGEHHLSIYGVVAGMIVMAISLLLFV